The nucleotide sequence AGTTACAAGAGTTAATTAGAAAGAAGTTTAAAGTGCATGTTGGCAAGACCAACACTAGGAGAGCAAGAGCCAGAGAATTGAAAGAAATTATGGGTGACCCTATTCTTGAGTTTGAAAGAATTCTTGATTATAGGAATGAATTGTTAAGGACCACCCTGAGAATACTTGTATGGTGAAACTTTGTGAAGCTAATGAATCTGGTAAGACAGTATTTTAAAGTTTCTACATCTGTTTTGGTACATTAAAGAATGCATTCATGGGGAGCAGAAATATATAGGTTTAGAAAAGAGGCAACTGAAACAAAAAATTCTGGAAAGTTGCCTAAAAATGAACTTGTCATGAGGTGTAGCATTTGCAAGAGTAGTGGTCATAACAAGAGAGGGTGTCATAAGAGTGCTAGAGAACCATCAGGTTCAGGAACTGCTGCACCATCAACTGTAACTTCTAGTGATGCAGAACCGTCAGGTTCAGGAAGAAATAGAGTCAAATCAAAGGTAATATAGTATATCTAACTATATCTACTTTCTTTTAAATTCAAATACTATATCTAACTATTTATCATCTGTTAGAAACCAATAAATTTAGAAGCTGAACCTACTGCAAAAAGATGGAAAGGAAGACCTAGAAAATCAACATTTATTGCACCTAATACCTCTATTGCAGCTAAATTTTCAACAATTGTAACTTCTGTTGCTGAATTTTCATCAACTGCATGTACCTGTTGCAACAGCTAGTATAGAAGGGGAAGGGGAAGATTAAAGAGTACAATTCATTCAGTACCTAATGCAACATCTACTGCTAGTAGAGATAGGGGAAGGGGGAATCTAGAAATGCATAGCTGCAACTAGTAGAGGTAGGGGAAGATGAAGATCTTGGAATGCAAGTCCATCAACACCTAATGTAACATCTACTGCTCATCATTCACTTGCCAGTTGGTTTGAATGTTCTGCACCTAGTACATCATCAACACCTAATGCATCTGCTACACCTAATGCCTCTACTACTACACTAAATAGAGGAAGGGGAATGATgtggaaaatacaaaaaaatgtaaaAGGCTAAGAGTGATGGGATGAGTGTGTTTCAAGCTGAAAATGGCTTCAAAACTTTGAATGTAAGTGTATATGTATATTTGTGTTATTCAATTTGCTTTGTATATTTGTGATAACTTATTAAGTTATTCTTTCTTTGCAGTCTAGTATGCCAAGTAGCAGAATAGTATCCAATGATCCAATAATGGTAACAAGATCAGTTGATGTAGCTAGTGACATTGGTTTCAAACCAAGTAGTGGACTAAAATGGAAGGGGAAACCATCAATCACAATAAGAAGGCTTCAAGAGATTAGAGGACAACATAGAATTCAAATAAGGACTGGTGGTTCAAACAACCTAAGCCAGAATAGCAATTTTTTACATCCACAATAGATTTGGTTATTTTTTTTGCTGCAATCTGCAAGTAAAtaattttttgatgtttttggttGACTGCAAGCAAACATTGTTTATCCTAAGCCAGAGATGTTGACTGTAATATGCAGTTTTTATCCTTATAGAACGATAATTTATTAGTATTCAAATGCTACCTTAGTACATAGGATGTTTTGTTTACTAAATTTGGTGGTATTTATGAAATATTGCAACTTTATTTCTATTAAATTCAGTGTTATCTTGCATTTAAATAAAGCTTAGCGAGAATCCACTTATTGAGATTTAATATTGTATTGTCATTTACACAAAAGCTCAATGTGATCTCTGTATTCATCAAATTATTGACTTATACATAGTAGTTGAAAGAATCAAAGAATCGATCATAAATCCAATTCATACATAATAAACTTCCAGATAGCATATACTAAAATAAAGTTAAATACCACAATAACAATAAAATAGAGTTATTACAGCCTTAATCAAACACTTCTAAATAATTGCTACAAACACAAAGCAACTGCTATTGCAGCTTTATTTGATCACTCTCCAAGTTGCCAACTTGAATTAGGATGTTGATACACATAGCAACAAATACATATCCCAATACACAAAATGAACTTCCTATTCAACCAACATTAgatcattttctttttctcctttggccccttctctttttcattgtcaaTCATAGCCAAATTAATATCGGcatttttcaaactttcaaactcaACCAACCACCTCTTGAGGCTTCCATAATGCGTCAAACCTTCTTCCATCTTTTTAATTTTGTTGAACAAtcttggaagaataaatttcaatCTTTCATCAACTTCATTGTCCCTTCATTAAGAAAATTTGCAACACTTCgcttgaaatttcaaaaattggaatcaatttaatgacaaaatacaGAGTTAGTCAACTACAATAGATGGACAATAAATGAACACATTGAAAAAATTTGCAACTCTTCGCTTGAAATTTCATAAATTGGAATCAATTTAATGACAAAACATAGAGTTAATCAACCAAAATATATGGGCTATAAATGAACACATACGCCATAGTAGAGGCAAGACCAAAATCTTCTACCAAGATTACGCTTTGACCAAGAAGTCtgcatttgcaacaaaatttcaTGTTTGCATCGCACTTCAATATTGAGCATTAGGTCTTCATCTTCCATACAAAGTCTATTCAAGTTGGTATTTGCCATTTCATAATCTTAATATCTAATAGATAAAAGTTGGGGAAAAATATTCAAaccctaaaataaaaataaaaattcgaatTGACTAAAGATTAGTAATTTATGGTCTATTGATTAGAACTCACCTCTTCAATTTCAGCACCACCAGTAGAAGCTCTTCAACAATGGCAAATACTTTATATTTAAGAGGAGTGATAAAAAAATGGGGTTAAATAAAAGAGCTGAGTTTTACGTTTGAGAGCCTTTCTTATGGCTTATTTGGCATAACACAAGGCGATTATATAGCAAATGAAACTTTGAAATTTAGTCCTTACGCGCTTGGCAGAAGTGTAGTCACGTACGGGTTTAATTAAGCATATAAGGTtaaataaattctggaaaaaaataAGTTTAGGGGAGGGAGGGGTAGTAGGACCTCCGAAAAGAAAAAGCGCATATTTGATAATATGGTCATAGGTTGGGGAGGATTTGATGCCTTATCCCTAAGTTTTTCAAATAGTTTTCGTAAAAACCCATTTTAATGTAATAAAACGTTTGAGGGCggtttgttaaaagaaaaattcagctACACACAAAATGCTAACAAATCTATAAAAACTAAAATTATCCAAACATGTTTGCTTTTTgtgtccaaataatttttttccttcaaaatttgtCCAAATTGCTCCTTAAAATAACTTTGGGCCACATGTTCACATTCTGAAAACTATAAGACTCAATTCGGAGTTTAACAAACTTCTGAGAATTTAAGCATATACAATCTAAAGCAGCAATTGCAGTGTGGAAGGAGATGGATCGGTCAAAACAAGGAGATTCTGCTCATGGCTTAGAAGCTTCACTCATTCAATTCATTAACCTTCACCATTCTTCCTCTGTCAAGCTCCGTGATGCCACCGGTCAGTCACACAAACACACAAATCGGTTccaatttgtttaattatttttggggcattttttgGTTAtgggtattttggattttttttctcaATTGGGTAATTGAAAgttcggattttatgaattgGGTTATgattttcttgaatttttgttACAGAGAAGGCGAAGAAGGATGCAATTCGAAGTGCGAGACGGGTTTCAGAGCTGTTGGTGGACTCAGTTAATAGAGAAGTGCAAGAATCTTTTGTAATGCAAAAGAGAATTGAAATGGAAATTCGAGCTTTGGCTGCAACTATTTTGCAATTTGGGAAGCAAACTGATCAGTGGCTTGCTGCTTCTCACTCCATTAATACTGCAATTAAGGTCAGTCCATATTGCTATGTGTGTTGTCTTAGTTTCCAATTGCATTTTTGTTTCAATTTTATTTGTGTTTATAGTTTTCAAGATTGAATTCTTCTGATGAATATGTAGCTTCTAGTGGAGGGAAACAAGTACTCAGTAttgataaaaggaaaaaaaaatgtaGCTTCTAAGCTAAAACAGCCAGCCAATGTAAATGGCACCTTGTTTTAGTAGAACTAGTATGTTCACTTATTTTTCTGAGCCGAGGTGTACCGAAAACAGTCTCTCCACTTTCTCAAGGTAGGGGTATGGACTGCGTACGCACTagcctccccagaccccacatgtGGGATTTCATTTGTTATTGTTGTAGTAGTATGTTCACTTATCATTATAGAACTGTTTGAGGCTTGAGCATAGTAGTTCTTTTGGACTATTATTTGAGGAAAGTAACATAACCAAAAAAAGGAAGGAAGGGCAACCCCAAGAAATGTCTAATTTTGTGGTCATACATGCTGATCTTCGGGGGATGGAATTCGATTTTTTTGTTACATTTACTTTGCTAAAATTCCATTCCACTGGTATAACTTCAGGAAGGAAATTAAAATCAAATAACACCAATGAGTGATTCGCTTTTTGAAGTCTTAATTTCCAATTGCAATTTTCTTTCACTTTACTTGCCTTTATGTTTTCAAGATTGAATATTGTACGAGCTAGCACAGTCAACAAAGTGCTAGGTGATTGCTTTGCATGTGTCTTAAGTCTTGGTGGGTAGAGTTACCGTTACTTGCTAGTGGGAGTTAGCAAGTACCGGTACTGGTGAGCAAGACACCACCCGTTATCgaaaaagaaaagattgaatattCTGATGAATTCCCAGCCAAAGTAAATGTCGCCTTATTTTAGTAGAACTAGTTTGTTCACTTGTAATTATAGAACTGTTCTAGGCTTGAGCATAGTAGTTCTTTTGGACTACTTTTTAGGAAGAGTAAAGTAACCAAAATAGAAAAGTGAAAAATGGGAAATCGGAATAGAAGCCTATAATTTTGTGGCCATACATGTTGGTTTTTTGTGGATAGAATTTGAATTTGCAATCACATTTACTTTGCTAAAGTTCCATTCCGCTGGTATACTTCAAGATGGAAATTAGAATGAAATGAAACCTCAGTGATTCATTCATGATCTTCTATTTAGTTGACTTGGCATAGTTTATCAATCTTAGTCTTCACTTATTGAGAAGTTCACAATCCTTGCATATGTTCATATATTACAGAAATTTAATTATGTAATAGTAGAAGCATATTTGTTAGTTGCTCTTCGCTCAGCTAAAATGTCATAGCCATGGTTGTTAGAAACCCAATTTAACTCCGACAATTTCCTATTTTTCATGATTAATCCAGATCCCAGATCCTGTGAAAATACTTTAGTTTTGCTTTTTGGTCCAAACATTGTGAACCTTTTATTATGTGAAAGACCTGACTATTAGATTCTCCTTTTGACCGAATGTTGGTGAGGTGTAGCAAAATGAGATGCTTTTATACAGTGGAAAGTGTGAATTTTTGTATTGATATGATGTATGTTGGTATTATCCAATTCCgcagatacatatatatatatatcagtagcTTCAATGCACTTTTTTGGCGCAGGAAATTGGAGATTTTGAGAATTGGATGAAGACAATGGAGTTTGATTGTAAAAGTATTAATGCTGCTATCTGCAATATTCACCAAGAATGACATTTGGACCTGAGTTTTCAAAGGCCTATGATCTGTATCTAGTAATTTAACTCTGTTGACACTCTGTACAGGATATTCTTTTTGGATCAATGATATGAGATTGTGTTGATATCCGGACAATGACTTGCATTTGGCAACATGATTATAATCCTTTTGGCCAATATCACTAGTATATTACAAGTCTTGCAGTAATACATACAAAATTTCGTTATTCTCTTCAATTCCTCTCGAGGCAGCTGCAGCCTGCACTAGAATACCAACTGAACCATATTTTTGCAAACGAGGAGATTAAGTTCTTTTGATTCCCGAAATCCCAAAATAATAGAAGGGATAATAGCCTAACAATTTATCGCGCTACATATACTAGAAACTATACACAACCATACTTGAACAACACATCTTCTAATATACCAGTCGAAGAATAAAGAGATGATCAAAATGTAATTGAGGAAGAATAGACATGAAAAAACTTGTACAGACGATTGTACATATACAATGCCAACTTTAGACATTCCCTCCAAAACCGGAAAACGtgtcaaataataaataaaataaaataaaaactgaatCTCTAACATCCTAGTATGACACAATAAAAGGTAGGATCATGGACATGAACTCATCATAGGTCAGTTTTGCCGAGCCGGTATAACGTGTGTCTTTCTCCTTGAACTTTTCAGTCAAGCCCTGAAAATGCAAAAACAGAAGGATTCAGAGACAGTAACATCAAGGCAAAATACTTACTGTTGACAAATTTAAAAAGAATTCCATGTGATGTGTGCAAATATTATATTGAAGTTGAATTCCACCTCAATTCATTTCACTTTTTAAGGCAATATATCAGATAACGCACACTATATCTATTAGCATCTGGATGATCTTCTATGTTTCTGATATATAACCATTTTAACTTATATTCGGAAACACAGAGAAGTTCTCAATGCACAACCTATTCCCAAGAGATCCCTATGATCAACAGGCAGACATACTCTGACTGActtgagaaatgtgcatttgtcCTTCATAAACCTGTCAAATGTCTATGATCTGAGGAAGTACATAATTCACATCAATGTTTTAAGGGCAAAAGGAGAAAGGGAGAAGTTTCACTCTTCTTGGGCAAGGAATTAGCCTTTCGAGAtcgatttattttaatttttgaaacaAAAAAGAATCTACACAAAATAAAGGATAAAAATCAATAAtataacataaaattcaaaagaaaatctggaagattaataaagattattacatattttctcaaataatgCACAATACGCTGTTCCTACTGTATCCAAATAATGCACAATACATTGTTCCTATTGTTCTGATAAGACAATTGATTTACTTCTTAGACACAGTTCCATGCTACATCCTATTGTTCCTACTCCATTGCACTATCCACCATTATTTTTATTGTCAGACAAATAACAAAGAATCCCGACCCTAGAGTTTGGGGCCTGCCTTAAGGACCAAGTGTAATGGCAATGCATTGCCTCCAATGTTACAATCACCTTAGGATACTTATTAAAACATCAACTTCTTTGGCCTATTAACCACCAAACTATTTCTTTGCATAGCCTATATTAACcaactccttcctctcagcaatCATCTGCTCATTACTCACTGTTCAGCAAACTATAGTGCTAGTTTCTTGATAACCCAACATCTCAATCGTCATCGCTCACTATCAGCGAACCTAATCATACTGACCTACAAGACCACCACTACTAGCCCTATAGCCATTAATTTACTTCTAATAAGCCATGACATGCTACACCTTTTTGTTCCTATCTATAACACTTTCTACCATTACCGTTCACTTATGCTGGCCTGCATCGAGGATCAAGCTTCACATCTGATAACTTGTCCACAGAAAATGCAAGGTAATCTAACTTGTCCACAGATTTGTTGTCAAATTTGGTTTGTGAGGTAGCTAAAATAAAAGGAGAACCATTTCTTGAATGTCCTCATAGATTCCTCTTTTTTCTGTTGCTTCTCTTTTGTTTTGTTctgctttttcttctttttcttctttttcttttccttttcctcctTTCCCAAAACACGAATTCACCATGCTTCAGTTTTCCAAAGTGGATTTGAGAAGTTTCGGTACTAAGACTAATGAATGCAAAATGGAGAAGCTAAGCTGATGGTGTGTGGACAAAGGAACAAGGTGAAAATCTTGAGAAGTATTTAAATTGATAAACTGAATTTTCAACTTCATAGCGGATCCTAAACAGTAACAGTATCGTGTTAGTTGTTAAGGATTGGTAGCCATGGCAGAAGGTAAGGTTATACTAGTGAATTCTCATTCATAGGTTCCTTCCAGGTGGAAAGGTCTGAAAGCATATTGAGAAGCTTTACATAACTGATGAGGGTTACTTAACAGAAGAGAAGATCTAGGGGTGGACTAAGCATGATTGGACAAAATTCAATACCAGAGCTTCATCAACTTGCCTCTTAGATGGACAACATACAACTCCAAACTATTTTTAGAAGTTCCATTAACCACCCTCCTAGTGAAATACCATAGTGCAGAATCCTCTTCTATGCTAGTTGATATACATGCTATTATTTACATATTATATAGACGTTACACGCTTTTTTATTCAGCGATCACCCTCCTAGAATTTATTTTTCACCTTTCTctacttgaaatgaaaagagtTCTAGGTAACTAATGCTTTTAGAAAAGGCTAGCTAACACAAGACAGTTACAAAGATTTATCTGAGAGGCAGATAAGGGCTACCACTTCGTGGACAAGGAGTAACTTGACATGCAAAAAAGGCAGAATCCAATCCTCAAAGGTTCTTCTGAGAAGCTGAAGATGGATGTAGCCCAGGATATACAACTTTCTCATATTTTAACCGTGTAGCTATAAAAGCTTAATTAGAAATCACATTATATCCCTGTCAAACGTAAGCAGCCAAGGGAATATTGGAGAGTAGAATTTCAGTTGACCCAATGTTGATCAAGGATTTTCAAGTCAGTAAGGATTGAACTCCTAaaatttgatttcttttattaGGAAATTaagcaacggggattcttcaaTTCAGTAAATTAAGGTTAAAATTATTAGCAAGGGTTAAACATGATTATCAACCCCAATGATGGGAACATGTTAATTCCTCATGCTTTTCACTCGATAACGCAAGGAAGTGATTGGATTGACTAGTTGTAGTAAATACCAGTAACTATTCGAGCTTAGAGATGAGGAGAAACCTATCTTTAATTGATTTATCATTACTAGCATGATTTCTCAGAAAGTATGTATGTTTTTGGACAGAATTATTAGATCTCATATTTTAAGTACGTTTTATTTATATGCTTTCCAACCTGCACATGCAAGGACAACTTGATGCTTGTATTGGCGTATTTTAAGTTTCGGCTAACAAATTGAGTAGCTTGATTGATACTATATTTGATGATTGCATCATGTGTTTATTGCGGTTCTTAACAAAGTATAGTTCAAGTTACATGTGTGTACTCATAACCTTTTCACATATGTTCTAGACGTCTTGGGATACATTATACTTCCTTATATGTTGTTTACACGCCTGAAGTAAATTTGTGTTTCTCGAGGAAACTCTAATAGGGGGAAGTTGGTATCACTTTCTGTAAAGGGGCAATTTCAAAGAACAGTACACATAGGGGTGTAGCAATTTTAGTGTATGCAACTCATATAGTAGCTTAAGATTCATCTTTATCAAAAAAAAACAGTAGCTTAAGATTCTGATGTTCTAGCACCCCCTAGCTAATGAGGGTAATGTCAGACCAGTGACTAAAATGAGGAAAGAAATATATAAAAGCCAGGCAGATGTATTACAGAAATTGAGATATCAAGTAGCAAAGTATTTATAGAAAGAGATCAGTTATTTTACCTTCACAATCATCCCACATCTGCATCATTAAAACATAAAGTTCAGAACATAGCCAACTTAAGAACCTATCTATTCGATGAAAAGGTTTATTGCAGAATGAGGCTTACTCGACAAAGCTATCAAAACATAGTTCAGGCCTCCGACTGCATCCGTCAGTATATCTGGAGATCAAAACTTCAAGAACAGAAGGTGGCACCATGTATCCAAGACTGTAGAGAGCATCCCTTAGTTCTGTCGCATCAATCTTCCCACTTCGATCTCTATCAAATCTCTCAAATATTGCCTACAAACAAGAGGATCAATGTCAGAGGCAGTAATTATAATTTGCAAAGTGGTAAAGATGATTTTGGAAACAAAAACGGAAGGCAGTGGTAAGGTGAGAGTGAGGCACAATGGTATATCAGCCACTATGTTATCCTCAATACTGCGCTCcataatttttttaattgttaATATTCTCCTCCATAATTCTTTTGGAGGCAAAAAAGAATTCCTAAACTCATCCATAGTAAGTCCACAAAAATATCCACACTATGAGCATCTTTCAAGTTACACTATAAGAACGAGAACTGTAAAGCTTTAATTTTTACGCATGATAAAGATGAATGTCTGTTCTCAGAACATCTATAATTTCTCTCTCCAAATTGTACAAAATGTTTACAAACCACTTTCTATACTGCAGTAGCTTCTCTCTCTAATGTTCCATAGGTGtcgaaaacctagaaaattaccCCAGGACAAGGACTTATTGGGCTGCATATAATTTATTTAGTGTCATTCTCtctcttcccccccccccctccctcctTCCTCAATCCCCTCCCACCCCTCCATCCTCTACAGCCTGCTACTACTCATGTCAACCTCCATTTCTGATATCTTTTTTGTCTTCCTGATAGAGGTTTTGATACTCTAATTTCTTGACTGTTAATACTTAATAAAAACCTAAAGTAGAAAGCAATTGAACTGTGTACCCTCCATTGACCAAGACAACTCCATAGTGCAGCAAATTCCTTTGGTCCTGTTCAACAATACATGGCAAAGCTCAATTAAATAAGATATAGCAAAAACAATATTTGGAGCAACAAAATTAGACAGCAATGTCATATAGCTAACACCCACAATTTTTTTTAGAAGCAAAGAAAAATACAAGCGATATATTGTACTCATTATTTCTGATCAGAACAACAAAATCACCATTGTAAATTTGAACTACATTGATAGAAAGGAAAAGTTATATACGAACTACGAAGTGATTAGACTAATAGCAAAAAGCGAAGAcctaaattcaaaaaaaaaaaaaaaatgagtaaaaattgaACTAACTCTTGCCAAGCCGTTTGGACAACTTTTTGAGAAACTTTTTGCATATTTTCAAAAAAGATATATGTTTGCGCagctgtatttttttttaaagatttcgGACTGCTTAGTGGGTAGAAAAAGAGCTTTTCTCAGAAAGAAAATCCTCCAACCACCTCTTTAGCTAACTGATTGTTTTTTGGGAAAATTAATGTGCAAAAGTTCTTTAAAAGAAAAACATCTCCCTCTGCTCCAATTTGTTGGCACTATTTCCCTATGCATACGTTCCAAAAGATTGATACAATTTCTATATCCGGAAACATCTAACTTTAAAATTCTCATTTGAAAGTCAATGAGAAGCTTTTGTAGCTACACTAATGTTATGGCATGTAAGACCACACATCCCAAAAGTCTTGTAATTATACAAATGTTATGAcatgtttaagaccacaagttttaaaagtacTCATTTTGTCTTAAACTTAGTGTTGAATCAAACTATAGGGAAGAAATTGGAAAGGAGGGGTAATCCAAAAGCATACTTGGGATAAAGAACCCGACAACTAAAAGCATGGCAAAAAGGGAAACTTATTTGTAAAAAATGACCAAATAAGAAACCCAAGaaggggaaaaaaaagaagaagcttaCCAATGCGTGGGAACTGGTCAGAGGGATTTTTGAAGAGAAAGATGAGCAAACGAATAGTCCTAAGCCTAAACCTTTGGTAACCCGAAGAAAGAGCCTCTTGTAACTCCTTCTCTTCAACAAACCCACTTTGGTCCCTGTCCACCATCTGGAAGCTCTGAATAACTTGTGGGTCAGTCCCTGGTGGAAAAAAAGCAGCATAATTTGGAGTAGGCTGCTGGTAATTATACccataagaagaagaagaagtaggcCCATATCCATAACCACTACTCTGTGGCTGTGGCTGTGGCTGCTGAGACTGAGGGTAATTTGGGTAATTTGAGTAATTtcccgaagaagaagaaggaggaggatgATAGGGATGGGCTACTGGGGGCTCGTTTGGGTCGGAGAGAGGTGGTGCTGAAGGAGAATAAGTTGCTCTGTTGCCGTAGGATGACATTGTTGTGTTGATCGTGAAATGGATTTTCTCTGGGTAACGTCAGAATAATGGtggtttaaattgaaaaaaatgggTTTTTATTGTTGTAGTTGTGGATTTGAACAGCGGATAGAGTATTGCGTGTGTCGCTGTATTGACAACTTGACACGGTCAATGTTTGGGTtaatgctgctcggtgggccgggcctgaatcggaccggaccgggcccgtagttctaacgggcctggtgggccggtcttgggtgggccggtcttggtgggcctcctgagcccgtcacgggctggtctccatgggtgagcccacgagcccgggaccgtttagcccgggaccggcaggcgggcctgggccggtcctggcgggcccaacggctatttttcaaaaaaaaaaaaaaaaaaatctccaacggccatatttaaaatctagccgtttgggctgaaaatatgaccgttttttaagttaaaaaaatggccatttggcccccaaactttatataattacacttttccccatttctcaactataaataccccctcattctttcatttttattcaccaattcatcaatat is from Nicotiana tabacum cultivar K326 chromosome 18, ASM71507v2, whole genome shotgun sequence and encodes:
- the LOC107809990 gene encoding biogenesis of lysosome-related organelles complex 1 subunit 1-like — protein: MDRSKQGDSAHGLEASLIQFINLHHSSSVKLRDATEKAKKDAIRSARRVSELLVDSVNREVQESFVMQKRIEMEIRALAATILQFGKQTDQWLAASHSINTAIKEIGDFENWMKTMEFDCKSINAAICNIHQE
- the LOC107809992 gene encoding putative calcium-binding protein CML48 isoform X2, producing the protein MSSYGNRATYSPSAPPLSDPNEPPVAHPYHPPPSSSSGNYSNYPNYPQSQQPQPQPQSSGYGYGPTSSSSYGYNYQQPTPNYAAFFPPGTDPQVIQSFQMVDRDQSGFVEEKELQEALSSGYQRFRLRTIRLLIFLFKNPSDQFPRIGPKEFAALWSCLGQWRAIFERFDRDRSGKIDATELRDALYSLGYMVPPSVLEVLISRYTDGCSRRPELCFDSFVECGMIVKVYEGQMHISQVSQSMSAC
- the LOC107809992 gene encoding putative calcium-binding protein CML48 isoform X1; protein product: MSSYGNRATYSPSAPPLSDPNEPPVAHPYHPPPSSSSGNYSNYPNYPQSQQPQPQPQSSGYGYGPTSSSSYGYNYQQPTPNYAAFFPPGTDPQVIQSFQMVDRDQSGFVEEKELQEALSSGYQRFRLRTIRLLIFLFKNPSDQFPRIGPKEFAALWSCLGQWRAIFERFDRDRSGKIDATELRDALYSLGYMVPPSVLEVLISRYTDGCSRRPELCFDSFVECGMIVKGLTEKFKEKDTRYTGSAKLTYDEFMSMILPFIVSY